A region from the uncultured Holophaga sp. genome encodes:
- the atpC gene encoding ATP synthase F1 subunit epsilon, translated as MANSIKLEILTPERLVFSASVSDLQFPSSDGYYGILPDHTPVLTPLGDGLVFYNQDGQSKCLTVFGGFAEVLPDRVTLLARESETPEQINLEQVQRAQQDALALLKEAKDPETHREAQRKLDASLIRQQALGKDTSH; from the coding sequence ATGGCCAACTCCATCAAGCTCGAGATCCTCACCCCGGAGCGCCTGGTCTTCTCGGCCAGCGTCTCCGACCTGCAGTTCCCCTCCAGCGATGGGTACTACGGTATTCTCCCCGACCACACCCCGGTGCTAACCCCCCTGGGTGATGGCCTTGTCTTCTACAACCAGGACGGGCAGTCCAAGTGCCTCACGGTCTTCGGCGGCTTCGCCGAGGTTCTGCCGGACCGGGTGACCCTGCTGGCACGGGAGAGCGAAACCCCCGAGCAGATCAACCTCGAGCAGGTCCAGCGCGCCCAGCAGGACGCTTTGGCCCTCCTCAAGGAGGCCAAGGACCCGGAGACCCACCGGGAGGCCCAGCGCAAGCTGGACGCCAGCCTGATCCGCCAGCAGGCCCTGGGCAAGGACACCAGCCACTGA
- a CDS encoding DUF4097 family beta strand repeat-containing protein — MRLRRLSVATLGMLLMGTSGMVVSAQEERQEIRTAPLAGGANLRVTNRNGHIRVGIWDRDLVEVKAAIRDTASRRITLSLREAGGGLELLVQEGSGDWLRLAASRSPRCQLDIKVPRRLNASFRTLNGDVEVQGIEGFAECETTNGDIRVRQLKGEVHCETTNGGIEAVGLQARLKAETTHGSIRLQGVAGGIRAETTHGDVEAEQLDGWGEGIQLETTQGDIRVVLGRATGHLHAETTVGSLDIRPAQGGGMQIQEGHEVQMKIGEGRQPIRLETTHGSIRVR, encoded by the coding sequence ATGAGGCTGCGCAGACTGTCCGTCGCAACGCTGGGGATGCTCCTCATGGGGACGAGCGGCATGGTGGTCTCCGCCCAGGAGGAGCGCCAGGAAATCCGCACCGCGCCCCTGGCGGGGGGCGCCAATCTGCGGGTGACCAACCGGAACGGGCACATCCGGGTGGGTATCTGGGATCGGGACCTGGTGGAGGTGAAGGCCGCCATCCGGGACACCGCCTCCCGCCGCATCACCCTCTCTCTCCGCGAGGCCGGGGGGGGGTTGGAGCTCCTGGTCCAGGAGGGGAGCGGGGACTGGCTCCGCCTGGCTGCATCCAGGTCGCCACGCTGCCAACTGGATATCAAGGTCCCCCGTAGGCTGAATGCCTCCTTCCGGACCCTCAATGGGGATGTGGAGGTCCAGGGGATCGAGGGTTTCGCGGAGTGCGAAACCACCAATGGCGATATCCGGGTCCGCCAGCTCAAGGGCGAGGTCCATTGCGAGACCACCAATGGGGGCATCGAGGCGGTGGGACTCCAGGCCAGGCTCAAGGCCGAGACCACCCACGGATCCATCCGCCTGCAGGGTGTGGCCGGGGGGATCCGCGCCGAGACGACGCACGGAGACGTCGAGGCCGAGCAGCTGGATGGATGGGGAGAAGGCATCCAGTTGGAGACGACCCAGGGGGACATCCGGGTGGTCCTGGGGCGGGCCACGGGTCACCTCCACGCCGAGACCACCGTCGGATCGCTGGATATCCGGCCCGCCCAGGGAGGGGGCATGCAGATCCAGGAGGGCCACGAGGTGCAGATGAAGATCGGGGAGGGGCGGCAGCCTATCCGCCTGGAGACGACCCACGGGTCGATCCGGGTGCGCTGA
- the atpD gene encoding F0F1 ATP synthase subunit beta has product MSNEQKQGRVIAVVGPAVDVEFDSHLPEIMNAILTDVTDAQGITTSVTLEVQQHLGENRVRCVAMQPTEGMIRGQIVTDTGSPITIPVGPETLGRIINVVGQPVDERGPVEAKAFLPIHREAPKFDELNTASEMFETGIKVIDLLEPYAKGGKTGLFGGAGVGKTVLIMELINNIAKGHGGYSVFAGVGERTREGNDLWHEMMDSGVIVEDDLAKSKVALVYGQMTEPPGARARVALTGLTVAEYFRDTEGKDVLLFVDNVFRFTQAGAEVSALLGRMPSAVGYQPTLATEMGNLQERITSTKKGSITSVQAVYVPADDYTDPAPATTFAHLDATTNLSREIAALGIYPAVDPLASSSRLLDPRILGDEHYNVAMQVKNILQKYKELQDIIAILGMDELSDDDRMVVARARKIQRFLSQPFFVAETFTGMSGKYVKLADTIKGFKEICEGKWDHLPEQAFYLVGTIEEAAEKAEKLAAQA; this is encoded by the coding sequence ATGTCAAACGAACAGAAACAGGGACGGGTCATCGCAGTGGTGGGACCCGCCGTGGACGTCGAATTCGATAGCCACCTTCCCGAGATTATGAATGCCATCCTGACGGACGTTACCGATGCCCAGGGCATCACCACCTCCGTCACCCTGGAGGTTCAGCAGCACCTGGGCGAAAACCGCGTACGCTGTGTAGCCATGCAGCCCACCGAAGGCATGATCCGCGGCCAGATCGTCACCGATACCGGCAGCCCCATCACGATTCCCGTGGGTCCCGAGACCCTGGGCCGCATCATCAATGTGGTCGGCCAGCCGGTGGATGAGCGCGGCCCCGTGGAGGCCAAGGCTTTCCTGCCCATCCACCGTGAGGCCCCCAAATTCGACGAGCTGAACACCGCCTCCGAGATGTTCGAGACCGGCATCAAGGTCATCGACCTCCTGGAGCCCTATGCCAAGGGTGGCAAGACCGGCCTCTTCGGCGGCGCCGGTGTGGGCAAGACCGTGCTCATCATGGAGCTCATCAACAACATCGCCAAGGGGCACGGCGGCTACTCCGTCTTCGCCGGCGTCGGGGAGCGCACCCGTGAGGGCAACGATCTCTGGCACGAAATGATGGACTCCGGCGTCATCGTCGAGGACGATCTCGCCAAGTCCAAGGTGGCCCTGGTCTACGGCCAGATGACCGAGCCCCCCGGAGCCCGTGCCCGTGTGGCCCTCACCGGCCTCACCGTTGCCGAATACTTCCGCGACACCGAGGGCAAGGACGTGCTGCTCTTCGTGGACAACGTGTTCCGCTTCACCCAGGCCGGTGCCGAGGTGTCCGCCCTCCTGGGCCGCATGCCTTCCGCCGTGGGCTACCAGCCCACCCTGGCCACGGAGATGGGCAACCTCCAGGAGCGCATCACCTCCACCAAGAAGGGCTCCATCACTTCGGTGCAGGCCGTGTACGTGCCCGCGGACGACTACACGGATCCCGCGCCCGCCACCACCTTCGCCCACCTGGATGCCACCACCAACCTGAGCCGTGAGATCGCGGCCCTGGGCATCTACCCCGCCGTGGATCCCCTGGCCTCCTCCTCCCGCCTGCTGGATCCCCGGATCCTGGGCGACGAGCACTACAACGTGGCCATGCAGGTGAAGAACATCCTCCAGAAGTACAAGGAACTCCAGGATATCATCGCCATCCTGGGCATGGATGAGCTCTCGGACGACGACCGCATGGTCGTGGCCCGCGCCCGCAAGATCCAGCGCTTCCTCTCCCAGCCCTTCTTCGTGGCCGAGACCTTCACCGGCATGTCCGGCAAGTACGTCAAGCTGGCCGACACCATCAAGGGCTTCAAGGAAATCTGCGAGGGCAAGTGGGATCACCTTCCCGAGCAGGCCTTCTACCTGGTGGGCACCATCGAAGAAGCCGCCGAGAAGGCTGAGAAGCTGGCCGCCCAGGCCTGA
- the atpA gene encoding F0F1 ATP synthase subunit alpha yields MDIRAEEISRIIRSQIEGFDTQVDVSEVGTIISVGDGIARAHGLEKAMAGELLELPHGVMGLTFNLEEDNVGIILLGDVTLIKEGDTVKRTGRIMNVPVGPAFVGRVVDALGNPIDGKGPIESVSFNPIERIAPGIVDRKSVHEPMQTGLKVIDALIPVGRGQRELIIGDRQTGKTAVAIDTIINQKDTGVICIYVAIGQKRSTIAQVVKTLEEYDAMKHTIVVAASASEPAPLLYLAPMTGAALGEYFMWHGTNGQPAGSDNPGQHVLCIYDDLSKQAVAYREISLLVRRPPGREAYPGDVFYLHSRLLERACKLSDERGAGSLTALPIIETQAGDVSAYIPTNVISITDGQIFLESDLFNAGVRPAMNVGISVSRVGGAAQVKAMKQVSGSVKLELAQYRELAAFAQFGSDLDKATLAQLNRGQRLVEILKQAQYQPMPVEKQIVSIWAATNGYVDDLPVSEVRRFEKELHDYLDINAPEVLRAVRETKTMSDESKAILKTQTTAFKESFTGSLKQAAGA; encoded by the coding sequence ATGGATATCCGCGCGGAAGAGATTTCCCGCATCATACGCAGCCAGATCGAAGGCTTCGACACTCAGGTCGATGTCTCCGAAGTCGGCACCATCATCAGTGTGGGTGACGGCATCGCCCGTGCCCACGGCCTTGAGAAGGCCATGGCCGGCGAGCTGCTGGAACTCCCCCACGGCGTCATGGGTCTGACCTTCAACCTGGAAGAGGACAACGTCGGCATCATCCTGCTGGGCGACGTCACCCTCATCAAGGAGGGCGACACCGTCAAGCGCACCGGACGCATCATGAACGTCCCCGTTGGGCCCGCCTTCGTGGGCCGGGTGGTGGACGCCCTGGGCAACCCCATCGACGGCAAGGGCCCCATCGAGTCCGTGAGCTTCAACCCCATCGAGCGCATCGCCCCTGGCATCGTGGACCGCAAGAGCGTCCATGAGCCCATGCAGACCGGCCTCAAGGTGATCGACGCCCTCATCCCCGTGGGCCGCGGGCAGCGCGAACTCATCATCGGTGACCGCCAGACTGGCAAGACCGCTGTCGCCATCGACACGATCATCAACCAGAAGGACACCGGCGTCATCTGCATCTACGTCGCCATCGGCCAGAAGCGCTCCACCATCGCCCAGGTGGTGAAGACCCTGGAAGAGTACGACGCCATGAAACACACCATCGTGGTGGCCGCTTCCGCCTCCGAACCGGCCCCCCTGCTCTACTTGGCCCCCATGACCGGTGCCGCCCTGGGCGAGTACTTCATGTGGCACGGGACCAACGGCCAGCCCGCTGGCTCGGACAACCCCGGCCAGCACGTGCTCTGCATCTATGACGATCTCTCCAAGCAGGCTGTCGCCTACCGCGAAATTTCCCTCCTGGTCCGCCGTCCTCCCGGACGTGAGGCCTACCCCGGCGACGTGTTCTATCTCCACAGCCGTCTCCTGGAGCGTGCCTGCAAGCTCTCGGATGAGCGTGGCGCCGGGTCCCTTACAGCCCTGCCCATCATCGAGACCCAAGCTGGCGACGTCTCCGCCTACATTCCGACCAACGTCATCTCCATCACCGACGGGCAGATCTTCCTGGAGAGCGATCTCTTCAACGCCGGTGTCCGCCCCGCCATGAACGTCGGCATCTCGGTGAGCCGCGTGGGCGGTGCTGCCCAGGTGAAGGCCATGAAGCAGGTGTCCGGTTCCGTGAAGCTGGAGCTGGCCCAGTACCGGGAACTCGCGGCCTTTGCGCAGTTCGGATCCGACCTGGACAAGGCCACCCTGGCCCAGCTGAATCGCGGTCAGCGCTTGGTCGAAATCCTCAAGCAGGCCCAGTATCAGCCCATGCCCGTTGAGAAGCAGATTGTCTCCATCTGGGCCGCCACCAACGGCTATGTGGATGACCTGCCCGTATCCGAGGTCCGCCGCTTCGAAAAGGAGCTGCACGACTACCTGGACATCAACGCCCCCGAAGTCCTGCGCGCGGTCCGGGAGACGAAGACCATGTCCGACGAGTCCAAGGCCATCCTCAAGACCCAGACCACGGCCTTCAAGGAGAGCTTCACCGGCTCCCTGAAGCAGGCCGCCGGAGCCTGA
- a CDS encoding 3',5'-cyclic-nucleotide phosphodiesterase — translation MVGKPWGAMELRILGCSGGEADGERLTGLLVNGVLAIDAGSLTQSLSVEEQAGIRHIFLSHSHLDHICTLPFFTKNVLGRTESPVAIRALPETLDVLRRHLFNDELWPDFSLIPSPDNPIIRYSEIEPERTYEVGGLRITPIAVNHLVPCVGYLVEDDHAAFIFTSDTASTDRIYAVANATPRLGLFITEVSFPNRLTGLAEASRHLTPEGLRRELTKLGAEVPVAIYHLTPGDRAEILPELESLEDPRIRLLKQDERIIL, via the coding sequence ATGGTCGGCAAACCCTGGGGCGCTATGGAGCTGAGGATTCTGGGCTGTTCGGGCGGTGAGGCAGACGGGGAGCGTCTGACGGGGCTCCTGGTCAACGGTGTCCTGGCCATCGACGCAGGCTCCCTCACCCAGAGCCTCTCCGTGGAGGAGCAGGCCGGGATCCGGCACATCTTCCTGAGCCACTCCCACCTGGACCACATCTGCACCCTCCCCTTCTTCACCAAGAACGTTCTGGGGCGCACCGAGTCACCTGTGGCCATCCGGGCCCTGCCGGAGACCCTGGACGTCCTCCGGCGGCATCTCTTCAACGATGAACTCTGGCCGGACTTCTCCCTCATCCCCAGTCCGGACAACCCCATCATCCGCTACTCGGAGATCGAGCCGGAGCGGACCTATGAGGTGGGCGGCCTGAGGATCACCCCCATCGCCGTGAACCACCTGGTGCCCTGCGTGGGCTATCTGGTGGAGGACGACCACGCCGCCTTCATCTTCACCTCGGACACGGCCTCCACCGACCGGATCTATGCGGTGGCCAACGCCACGCCCCGCCTGGGGCTCTTCATCACCGAGGTGAGCTTTCCCAACCGCCTGACCGGCCTGGCGGAGGCCTCACGGCACCTCACGCCCGAGGGGCTCCGGCGGGAACTGACCAAATTGGGCGCAGAGGTGCCGGTGGCCATCTATCACCTCACACCCGGAGACAGGGCGGAGATCCTGCCGGAGCTGGAGTCTCTGGAGGACCCGCGGATCCGTCTGCTGAAACAGGACGAACGCATCATCCTCTGA
- a CDS encoding tetratricopeptide repeat protein, producing MRASLHYLLLDGFDPDTAELALRIGVQSDEGDTPRVLRMKLFLGRSGDPLQPLRRELQTHIQMPIPGLWDRGLKIMVHAIEDELSTPEGRDPARYAWVRTQILHPTDERRGTLGHPATRQVDILWDWAQRMDQAGEPSRAIELLERLLLLSPQHALALEWLSVLLRDQGMIEELAGVTGRLLVLRPGDTETLLRKGEALLHLERPTEALAAFDAILRQSPAHALAHLGAGQAKSLSGGDPCPHLDAAMELDRRATESVLHETFDYRILQGIPGETLYPLEDLAELLGVSPGEVRTFIQAHGLPMTGPGGTVREPELSRWVSLQNRYHLLPMGLHWMAPTPRHIPELT from the coding sequence ATGCGGGCATCCCTCCACTACCTCCTCCTGGACGGCTTCGATCCAGACACAGCTGAGCTGGCCCTCCGGATCGGCGTCCAGAGCGATGAGGGTGACACCCCCAGGGTCCTGAGGATGAAGCTCTTCCTGGGCCGCTCGGGAGACCCCCTCCAACCCCTCAGGCGTGAACTCCAGACCCACATCCAGATGCCCATTCCCGGACTCTGGGACCGGGGCCTCAAGATCATGGTCCACGCCATCGAGGACGAGCTGAGCACCCCGGAGGGGCGGGATCCGGCCCGCTACGCCTGGGTGCGGACCCAGATCCTGCACCCCACAGATGAGCGCCGCGGCACCCTAGGACACCCCGCAACCCGGCAGGTCGACATCCTCTGGGACTGGGCCCAGCGCATGGATCAGGCGGGCGAGCCCAGCCGGGCCATCGAACTCCTGGAGCGCCTCCTCCTCCTCAGCCCCCAGCACGCACTCGCCCTGGAGTGGCTCTCCGTGCTGCTGCGCGACCAGGGCATGATCGAGGAGCTGGCCGGGGTCACCGGTCGCCTCCTGGTGCTCCGCCCCGGCGATACAGAGACGCTCCTGCGAAAAGGGGAGGCCCTGCTCCACCTGGAGCGCCCCACGGAGGCCCTGGCCGCCTTCGATGCCATCCTCCGCCAGTCTCCAGCCCATGCCCTTGCCCACCTGGGGGCGGGTCAGGCCAAGAGCCTCTCAGGTGGCGACCCCTGCCCACACCTGGACGCCGCCATGGAGTTGGACCGCCGGGCCACGGAGTCCGTGCTCCACGAGACCTTCGACTACCGGATCCTTCAGGGCATCCCCGGCGAGACCCTTTACCCCCTCGAGGATCTGGCGGAACTTCTGGGGGTCAGCCCGGGCGAGGTCCGCACCTTCATCCAGGCGCACGGTCTGCCCATGACCGGCCCGGGCGGCACCGTCCGGGAGCCCGAGCTGTCCCGCTGGGTCTCGCTCCAGAACCGCTACCACCTCCTACCCATGGGCCTGCACTGGATGGCACCCACCCCCAGGCACATCCCGGAACTCACCTGA
- the atpG gene encoding ATP synthase F1 subunit gamma — MAGLQDIRRRIKSVKNTQQVTKAMKMISAVKLRKSQERLTALRPYSSKLDEVVQHVVGRLGSDPSFEPGPVAQAFLAPREEKRIQVLLVASDKGLCGGFNANVLKQMQAFLQDCPAQLVSMQAVGKRAIDWARKRQITLQGDYAGLPLTEFKQAASEIAALALENYAAGKIDAFYIIFNYFHSAVAQLPKVVRVFPTEPGENVELRPGTPHLLEPAPDRVLESLLPQYIEVEILRSLLESATSEHGARMAAMDKASSNAEEMIAKLTLHMNKIRQASITNQIIEIVSGANA; from the coding sequence ATGGCCGGTCTCCAGGACATCCGACGCCGGATCAAGTCGGTCAAGAACACCCAGCAGGTCACCAAGGCCATGAAGATGATCTCCGCAGTCAAGCTGCGGAAGTCGCAAGAGCGCCTGACGGCCCTGCGCCCCTACTCCAGCAAGCTGGATGAGGTGGTTCAGCATGTGGTCGGCCGCCTGGGCTCGGATCCCAGCTTCGAACCCGGTCCAGTGGCCCAGGCCTTCCTGGCCCCCAGGGAGGAGAAGCGGATCCAGGTGCTGCTCGTGGCCAGCGACAAGGGGCTCTGCGGCGGTTTCAATGCCAACGTCCTCAAACAGATGCAGGCCTTCCTCCAGGACTGCCCTGCTCAACTCGTCAGCATGCAGGCCGTCGGCAAGCGCGCCATCGACTGGGCCAGGAAGCGCCAGATCACCCTCCAGGGCGACTACGCTGGCCTTCCTCTGACGGAGTTCAAACAGGCCGCCTCGGAGATCGCCGCCCTGGCCCTCGAGAACTACGCTGCAGGCAAGATCGACGCCTTCTACATCATCTTCAACTACTTCCATTCCGCCGTGGCCCAGCTCCCCAAGGTCGTCCGGGTCTTCCCGACCGAACCCGGGGAGAACGTGGAGCTCCGTCCGGGAACGCCCCACCTCCTCGAGCCCGCTCCCGACCGTGTGCTGGAGAGCCTCCTGCCGCAGTACATCGAGGTGGAGATCCTGCGGAGTCTGCTTGAGAGCGCCACGTCCGAGCACGGCGCCCGGATGGCCGCCATGGACAAGGCCAGCTCCAACGCGGAGGAGATGATCGCAAAGCTGACCCTGCACATGAACAAGATCCGCCAGGCCTCGATCACCAACCAGATCATCGAGATCGTCTCCGGCGCCAACGCCTAG
- the dut gene encoding dUTP diphosphatase, with translation MIIPIHQLPHGEGMPLPSQATAHAAAMDLRAAIPATEDWVLAPGERRLVPTGLSMAIPEGFEGQVRPRSGLALRFGVTVLNAPGTIDADYRGEVMVVLINHGSEPFVVRREERIAQLLIAPACRWTWSPQTELAALGETGRGEGGYGSTGRS, from the coding sequence ATGATCATCCCCATCCACCAGCTCCCCCACGGCGAAGGCATGCCCTTGCCCAGCCAGGCCACCGCCCACGCCGCCGCCATGGACCTGCGGGCCGCCATCCCCGCCACCGAGGACTGGGTCCTGGCCCCCGGGGAACGCCGGCTGGTGCCCACGGGCCTGAGCATGGCCATACCCGAGGGCTTCGAGGGGCAGGTCCGGCCCCGATCCGGCCTGGCTCTCCGCTTTGGCGTCACGGTCCTCAACGCCCCGGGCACCATTGACGCCGACTACCGGGGCGAAGTGATGGTGGTGCTCATCAACCACGGCAGTGAACCCTTCGTGGTCCGCCGCGAGGAGCGCATCGCCCAGCTGCTCATCGCCCCCGCCTGCCGCTGGACCTGGAGCCCCCAGACGGAACTCGCCGCGCTCGGCGAGACCGGACGCGGCGAGGGGGGCTACGGCTCCACGGGCCGGAGCTGA
- a CDS encoding OmpH family outer membrane protein has product MRKLITLTALCAALPVMAQTPPAAPRFALVSPDYILGKSARGQVVTAELRQLRESLNERLKAKNDELQRMAQQLKSPSLSEDGRAKLQRDLQDADTAFKRAEEDAQKEFAGARDKVGKAYQEEVLPIVAQVAKDWNVQVVFKLQDGLFEYVDEGAVIGFSEEVIKRYDAKFAPSAKPAAPVKKAPVKK; this is encoded by the coding sequence ATGCGCAAGCTGATCACCCTCACGGCCCTGTGCGCCGCCCTGCCAGTCATGGCCCAGACGCCCCCCGCGGCGCCCCGCTTCGCACTGGTCAGCCCTGACTACATCCTGGGCAAGAGTGCTCGCGGCCAGGTGGTCACCGCTGAACTCAGGCAGCTCCGGGAGAGCCTGAACGAGCGTCTGAAGGCCAAGAATGACGAGCTCCAGCGCATGGCCCAGCAGCTGAAGTCCCCGAGCCTCTCCGAGGATGGCCGGGCCAAGCTGCAGCGCGACCTGCAGGATGCCGACACGGCCTTCAAGCGGGCCGAGGAGGATGCCCAGAAGGAGTTCGCCGGTGCCCGGGACAAGGTGGGCAAGGCCTATCAGGAGGAGGTGCTCCCCATCGTGGCCCAGGTGGCCAAGGACTGGAACGTCCAGGTGGTCTTCAAACTCCAGGATGGTCTCTTCGAATACGTGGACGAGGGCGCAGTCATCGGTTTCTCCGAGGAGGTGATCAAGCGCTATGACGCCAAGTTCGCCCCCAGTGCCAAGCCCGCGGCCCCTGTGAAGAAGGCGCCGGTCAAGAAGTAG
- a CDS encoding insulinase family protein has translation MMRSSLLLPAALVILAPSLLSAQSRLLPDVKEIHCSNGLTVLVVERPAAGALHASLFIRGGRASTGGLASCAADLLAHSLFDRLVLPDQASRARAEALLGEEEGMAEALRLSRLKGGPGQAGDGDLVAARARVLDNLRVLLGDGDLLDAAQVLHRRVEVGADWMAWSGELPAPRFRPLAEGLAGALSQPLLADLPWERDRLASARDPEETVLQILLSAATLQGGYGRAGAIQPGELAALRWSDVRKWARTALQPGRMTLVLVGDCRFAEVERIVGETLGKLPALGGGGGEEVWSGFSTPWEGARKMSVTMPGVRRTLLVWRMPPLSHPDAPVLQLLAQILGTGSGSRLNKALCDEQGVASRVSVRLGVPGGRETNLFVVEAEPAEGRGLDELTQALMAEMQRFYAEPLMDGTIQRAQRQAEGLAQAVQEDAGTLAEELGAAQVQVGDWRAAFLSVRLGSELRQERMQAVLRRYLAPEQSLSLALEPDLLSTPRDLEEVKLVKILEQLAQKRTQDSARVDAIVRDVLQQIRMLPPDARAKTLGLLEAQVPR, from the coding sequence ATGATGCGATCCTCCCTTCTTCTGCCCGCCGCCCTCGTGATCCTGGCTCCCAGCCTGCTCTCTGCCCAGAGCCGTCTCCTGCCGGATGTGAAGGAGATCCACTGCAGCAATGGGCTGACGGTCCTGGTGGTGGAGCGGCCAGCCGCGGGTGCTCTGCACGCCTCCCTCTTCATCCGCGGAGGGCGCGCATCGACGGGGGGCCTCGCCTCCTGTGCTGCCGACCTCCTCGCCCACAGCCTCTTCGATCGTCTGGTGCTGCCTGACCAGGCCTCCCGGGCTCGGGCTGAGGCTTTGCTGGGTGAGGAGGAGGGCATGGCCGAGGCCCTCCGGCTCTCCCGGCTCAAGGGAGGACCCGGCCAGGCCGGGGACGGGGACCTGGTGGCAGCCCGTGCCAGGGTCCTGGACAACCTGAGGGTACTGCTCGGAGACGGGGATCTCCTGGATGCGGCACAGGTCCTCCACCGTCGGGTCGAGGTGGGAGCGGACTGGATGGCCTGGTCCGGCGAGCTGCCCGCTCCCCGCTTCCGCCCGCTTGCCGAGGGTCTGGCCGGGGCCCTGTCCCAGCCGCTTCTGGCCGACCTGCCCTGGGAGCGGGATCGGCTGGCTTCGGCCCGGGATCCGGAAGAGACGGTGCTCCAGATCCTCCTGAGTGCAGCCACCCTGCAGGGAGGCTATGGCCGGGCCGGGGCCATCCAGCCTGGAGAGCTGGCTGCTCTCCGGTGGTCGGATGTCCGGAAGTGGGCTCGGACCGCGCTCCAGCCTGGCCGGATGACCTTGGTGCTGGTGGGGGATTGCCGCTTCGCCGAGGTGGAACGGATTGTAGGAGAGACCCTCGGGAAACTTCCTGCCCTGGGAGGCGGAGGAGGGGAAGAGGTCTGGAGCGGGTTCAGCACCCCCTGGGAAGGGGCGCGGAAGATGAGTGTCACCATGCCGGGAGTCCGCAGGACCCTGCTGGTCTGGAGGATGCCGCCCCTGTCCCATCCCGATGCTCCGGTGCTGCAGCTTCTGGCTCAGATCCTCGGGACCGGGAGCGGCTCGCGGTTGAACAAGGCCCTCTGCGATGAGCAGGGCGTGGCCTCCAGGGTCTCCGTGCGCCTTGGGGTGCCCGGAGGGAGGGAGACAAACCTCTTTGTGGTCGAGGCCGAGCCCGCCGAGGGCCGTGGCCTTGATGAGCTGACCCAGGCTCTGATGGCCGAGATGCAGCGCTTCTATGCTGAGCCGCTCATGGATGGGACCATCCAGCGGGCCCAGCGGCAGGCGGAGGGGCTGGCCCAGGCTGTCCAGGAGGATGCGGGTACACTCGCGGAAGAGCTTGGCGCAGCGCAGGTCCAGGTTGGAGATTGGCGGGCCGCCTTCCTCTCAGTGCGCCTGGGGTCCGAGCTCCGTCAGGAGAGGATGCAGGCCGTGCTGCGGCGCTACCTGGCTCCGGAACAGAGCCTCTCGCTGGCCCTGGAGCCTGACCTTCTCTCGACGCCCCGGGATCTGGAGGAGGTGAAGCTGGTGAAGATCCTGGAGCAGCTAGCCCAGAAGAGGACCCAGGACAGTGCGCGGGTGGATGCCATCGTGCGGGATGTCCTGCAGCAGATCAGGATGCTCCCACCGGATGCCAGGGCGAAGACCCTGGGCCTTCTCGAAGCGCAGGTGCCCCGTTGA
- a CDS encoding phosphoribosylaminoimidazolesuccinocarboxamide synthase: protein MSIVLETQLPFPAFRRGKVRDVYDLGQTLLIVATDRVSAFDCVMPDGIPDKGRILTQVANFWFESTRDILPNQLLATRVEDYPSELQPFREMLEGRSILVKKTTPLPIECVVRGYLAGSGLKEYQAKGTVCGIPLPAGLRMADPLPEPLFTPSTKADEGHDENITFEQTVAIVGLDLATRLRDLSIALYRRGCELARERGILLADTKFEFGTLPGGELILIDEALTPDSSRYWLADQWQPGINPPSLDKQYLRDYLETLPDWDKQPPAPSLPADIIAGIRERYLDLAGRFNVKV from the coding sequence TTGAGCATTGTCCTCGAAACCCAGCTCCCCTTCCCCGCCTTCCGCCGGGGCAAGGTGCGTGATGTCTACGACCTCGGCCAGACCCTCCTCATCGTGGCCACCGACCGGGTCTCGGCCTTCGACTGCGTGATGCCTGACGGTATCCCGGACAAAGGCCGCATCCTGACCCAGGTGGCCAATTTCTGGTTCGAGTCCACCCGGGACATCCTCCCCAACCAGCTCCTGGCTACCCGAGTCGAGGACTACCCGAGCGAACTCCAGCCCTTCCGCGAGATGCTCGAGGGCCGGTCCATCCTCGTGAAGAAGACCACCCCCCTCCCCATCGAGTGCGTGGTCCGCGGCTATCTGGCGGGGTCGGGGCTCAAGGAGTACCAGGCCAAGGGTACCGTCTGCGGCATCCCTCTTCCCGCCGGGCTGAGGATGGCGGACCCCCTGCCCGAGCCTCTCTTCACCCCCTCCACCAAGGCCGATGAAGGCCATGACGAGAACATCACCTTCGAGCAGACTGTGGCCATTGTCGGTCTCGACCTGGCGACCCGGCTCAGGGATCTGAGCATCGCCCTCTACAGGCGGGGCTGCGAGCTGGCGCGCGAACGGGGCATCCTGCTGGCGGACACCAAGTTCGAGTTCGGGACCCTGCCCGGCGGAGAGCTCATCCTCATCGACGAGGCCCTCACCCCCGACTCCAGCCGCTACTGGCTGGCTGACCAGTGGCAACCCGGGATCAATCCCCCCAGCCTGGACAAGCAGTACCTCCGGGACTACCTGGAGACCCTTCCGGACTGGGACAAGCAGCCCCCGGCACCCAGCCTGCCCGCGGACATCATCGCCGGTATCCGGGAGCGCTACCTGGACCTGGCCGGACGTTTCAATGTGAAGGTGTGA